Below is a genomic region from Pleuronectes platessa chromosome 2, fPlePla1.1, whole genome shotgun sequence.
aacaactagatcagatgtggagagtgaaatccaatgtgttcactgtgctggagtttgagggttcagacaTACGACCATGTGGGGTCCAAGGGAGGTTattgtatatactgtgtatatatatatttatatatataaataatatatttatatatatatatatatatgagcaaacagcacagtgtgaggagacgatcactgaatcagtgtttggatgagaatcactgacggttcctttaaactgaagaagcaggaaatatagtttcttcttctttcttgtgaaaccagagttcccactctgcgtttgtcctccaccaccaaccagtgcagtgtccgtccctccaggttcctgacatgttgacttcacaataacatgaggtcactgtgacctttgacctttgaccactgcaatctaatcagtttctctttgagacataatgtgaagaaatcccctgaagacagacttgagatatcatgttcaagaggctatgaacatgttctgtgaccttgacctttgacctctgaccacctgagtctaatgagttcctctgttagtctgaatgaacgcttgaaccaaatctgaaaggattctcttgaggagtttttaacaaagaggggatttaccagggtgagggtcacatgatcacgttttgtatgaatgttgtgttttctgatttaattctcacagatttgatattttctttaattacagactcagtcGTTATGGACTCTCagtgactcactgtgaagtcgtggcctcagctctgaagtcagacccctcacatctgagagaactggatctgagtgacaaccccctgcaggattcaggagtgaagctgctgtgttctggactggagagtccaaactgtcgactggagactctgaggtccttaaatccttcttcacttttcaagattcaagattcaagattcaagatttttattatcaaatgcacaacaataacattaagcagtcgctggcagtgaaatgctagagtcacaggctctcttctggcaatgctcaagtaattactaaaaaataataaaataaaaataaaattgaaatagtataaaatagaataaaatagaatatcaaaatttaaaatagaaaataaagtatacatatctaaatatatataaaaacagctgaagagataataaaacaacaatagtgcaatttatGCAATGGTGCaagtatgcaaatatgtcacggtgctggtttggtggagttattgcagttcagaggagtttaaaagtcttatgtcctgggggatgaaactgtctctgagcctggtgctgccggcccggatgctgcggtaccgtttgccagagggcagcaggcaaaaatgtttatggctgggatgaaaggggtctttaatgatccggctgctcttcttcctgcaccgctgggtgtagaggtcctctatggatgggaGCTCCGTCCTGGTGAAGTGCTGGGCAGACTGcaccaccctctgtagagcctcacggttcagggcggtgcagctgccagtcaggatgctctctatggtgcatctgtagaagttgcagagaatcctggagtccatgtggagcctctgcagcctgtggaggaagaagagtcactggccgtcttcctgatggagtctgtgtgatgggtccaggtcaggtcatcagtgatgtggacccagaggaacctgaagctgctgactcgctccaccgtggtcccgttgatggagaggggggggggcgtgttcttctcctcgtctcttcctgtagtccgagatcagctccttcgttttgctgacgttgagacacaacaaaatataaatagttttattattattatttatcactatCATAATTTGCCAGAGTTGTCATAGTTACACAGTGAACTTTATTTACTCCTTCGACTGACACAGCTCCAACAAAGTACGCAGCCATCTgactgaagagaagaaatacacaacacgttGTTCGACAATGGAGACGTTAAGTTAGTTTTCCAGGTTTGCCTCGacacacatgtgtcatgttgacaacacactcgacacacaagatcatctgttgatttcacacagataaacaacacttgcattaAAGAAACTGtgacaaaccaacacacccgTTGATGAgcgtttgtgttgttttcattctccgatgaatgaacctgatcatcgacaacaacgagaacatcttttaaaatcccgtccgctgacttcaaccagcagcgacaggaggacacgtgaagctccacacgtccattagaagcaGGTTCACCAACTGgactcatgaaaacaccgctcgagcttcctCCTTGTTGAcgtgagggatgtttacatgtacctgttgtttggtgtgtgcgttgtaatgatcaccagcgacaAACAGAAGCACTTTGTGTGGAGctggtgacgtgtgtgtgttcttcaatgctccctgtgtctcctatgaagaggagcatcagattGTGAAGCCTGGTATTAagtttacagtttattctgtgtttggaCTTTCACCAGATGAACTGGAAGTTACctcaaagcacatctggtgacaTACATCTGACAAAtcaaagaacgagacatttatctgacTCGTGATTCAGATTTCAGTGACTCGGTGGCGTAGTGAGATCGTCATCAGGCTAGAAGCTCATAGtgcttcagctcattgtttcgaatcccgttcaaggttttttttttaccatctaaatgtatattgcggtctcaacgtgatgctgacacagacacatgaactcgtgaagggttcatgtaggatttttatttcagcaagaccttcagtagatcaccgcacttcacacacaggcgctttgtgaaaatgacgaatctgccaccggcgcTGAAAAGAGcgtcaacatctggaatgtcgccagTTGCCATGCgcgccagttaaactggaacaccggctCACGACCCTCGTTTCCTTCGTCGTCGCCTCCGTGCTCCAGGTTGCCGCTCCAACCCGATGGACAGAAGTTGTTCTCTATCATATATGATGATAGGGCTCGCTTTACCGGAGtgcatgataaaaaataaagtagaataaataactacaagatagagaaaaagagaaaaagagcagagctgttGGAGAGCGTGAGACACAGCAGCCTTCCTCGGCGCTGTCCTCCCCTTTATCAGACTTTCTTtgttattgggtcattatttatttaaattgtctcagttctgctctgctcactgtccctcagtcatctgtcactcacccagcctgtcagtcacgtccacctcatcaactccattcacctgcactcacctgctcctgatcactaagaaagtgtcagtaaataacatgtggactgaggccgagcactcgtcctcctcaggttttcaaaataagacacattcttattgaaacacgttggacagtttataagtatagaaacaaacaggaagtgacatcaggagccatccctactttaaacagtgtttaattacacaaacctgctcagtgaccaacacacagagaagaagctgatgaatgaaacaatggtccaacatgtctgatctgatatttatcttcaggtcacagactggactgaggtcagcagcatgtttagagtctgtgttgacatgatgacgatccacaacaacaggaggacacattctaatattcatatttctttatccaggttggagagctgcggtctgtcagagatcagctgttcttctctggcttcagctctgaggtcaaacccctctcatctgagagaactggatctgagtagaaacaacctgaaggactcaggagtgaaggagctgtgtggttttctacagagtccaacctgtcgactggagactctgtggtcagttcactgactgacttttgtagatctcatatttataaacagcatttatacacaatttatatcatttaattataacataattcctcttcatacataacttgaaatcattaattaattaatctgtgacattttaaatattcagctacttgttaaaacactgagtttagttctggatttcctaaactgatctgcaggacagagaccgggtccaaataatctatttgtactgaatcaggactcgtttttagtccaacatgtctgatttcatatttatcttccatgttatgagtctgtgctcacatgaatatgtgtctgttattttcacacatgaactcagtttaatttacagttaagttttattctttatccaggctggagagctgcagactgtcggagatcagctgttcttctctggcttcagctctgaggtcaaacccctctcatctgagagaactgaatctgagtaacaacaacctgcaggactcaggagtgaaggagctgcttgatctacagcagagtccaacctgtcgactggagactctgaggtcagtagatggttggagtcagtccacgctgctttcatcagtatgttactaaacacagtcagtatcacagatccagggtctgtgctaccaagcaggatttgtggttatcaggttaacttcaggtttagttttttcagttctacgaagctcgtccacttcttaaccaggtccatcaccatggtaacttctgatgacagctaacctgctccaggttaagttggagatcaaccagtatagaagctccgcccactgaccacagtgactctacactgttgtgtggtgcacactctccttaaagggacggataagggaagtttaaatcaacgtctggttggttcagttgatctctaactcacccagaacatctcaatgtctccagactcatcctgtccccaaaacaccagatgacctcagcttcctggagacaggtccatgtgtgtgtcctcagagacagtgagacagtgtgtgtcctcagagacagtgagacagtgtgtgtcctcagagacagtgtgtgtcctcagagacagtgagacagtgtgtgtcctcagagtcagtgtgtgtcctcagggacagtgtgtgtccttagagacagggtgtcctcagagacagagagacagtgtgtgtcctcaaagttagtgtgtcctcagagacagtgagatagtgtgtgtcctcaaagacatggtgtgtcctcagagacagtgagacagtgtgtgtcttcttctcttcctctcgtcttgttagtaaacaacagattcagatctcgtggtctcgagttatttatctcgttcacacgttattatgtcgtggtcacgtaatatatttttaccagatgccaccagggggcgctgtaacttacacattgacacgatccagatgttcttcctgcatttagcagctgtgactgagtttcttttattctggatcatgtgtttgttcttacacagtaaaccccgccccttttatgtgcacgctcagatctcgatgaggaaaacctgagttaacttaacgagttgataaccagcgtcatgtgaccacttagcctgactgtgtctgtcaggttcagttgagctgatctcagaaagatctcctggacatgttgaagtgtcttcatagttcaggcctcagtgtttcctcagtgaagctgtgagaggacaatgaggacagacgtcaggattggacagagacacagagagacaacagtcggccaatcagacgagccacacgctgcttgggatcatgtgattgagttgacgtgaagacgacagttgttgttgttttcatgtgaacaggaagtgaagctggaccacagctgacagcctcacacgagggacagagacggtgtcgtcttcatctgatctgagacagtttgtcctctcacttcatcagtgaagaactgatcaggtggatctttgtcacagctctgagatcagtgggactgaagcctctcctcatcacatggtaaccaggagctctttatacagagcagaacctctgctgaggtccatctgtctcctctggtcccagtttgtcagaagcagatgttcatcaacacacagtgaaacatggcttcacctgtaacagcagtaaatccacctctcaggtgtccactctgcactttgacatgcagaggacacacactgagctcttagcgtgttcattccaacacgtgaacatgaagaagagaggaagctgctccacctctgaacaggactgaagtccctgctgctctttctactggatgagctgcatcactgagtcacagctgatgaagtgagtctctgtgacactgatgtcttcttctctcaacaggtgggagggggggtctttgtggtgagtgtgaagaggacagtgtgtgtggacggaggctgagctgtgtcctgaggatccagaggctgaagcagcagcagcttgtgtgtagtctccaatctacacaacccctaatctgcatgtgtgtgtgagatgaagccggagcacctggagaaaacacggggagaacatgcagactccacacaggaagaccccatctgaaccggattcaaaccagcaaccttcctgccccgattgtgtttattcacatgaagaatgtgtttattgaaatgacacaacacaagcagaatatataaaccctctataaagagtcacatacagtgtgtttgagtttgtctttattattgtccacctttgtccctcagtgtgtctccaagtgtgtagaaccacattctgtgtatatgtttgtttatgatcttaaagttcctggattcacgtcacaaattgatttagttcaacacaaagttcaacacattgaaatcactttgagtttaaaatcagagttttgtctttgacacaaaagatcaaaactctggacttaaaaatgggacgttttcatttctgcatcaggtgcagagcggtggtgtcttttctacttttgacccacaggtggcgctgcagtataacagcagcacatcccagtcaaagcctttatattcagtctatgagtcaaacacatggatcatttcctctgtgacaaaccagatgtaacgagaagaaaaacatctcagagagaaaagttctgtttctacttgtctctgctttaatgctcaataaacatccttccaccgacttcactggaatcatgactcagcttttctttcctcttcaaacaaactggtggaaacatctcgtccttggtgcaggtaaaagaacaaaatcaccagtttgacataatggaaaccagcagaagaaaagtgaatgagacatttacagtatgaagaagagtcgatgaagagcagagcatctttaagtctctgaggaaactgtttaataaacattttgccatatttaatagaaaactgacccgaggacgttttatacaaacgtagatgaagattcttgttgtacgttctcgagcaccacctcagaacaaccaccaggaGGAGACTGTTGGAGAAACAAAACCTTTTGGTTTCCTCTGTTCCTAATCTTAaccctaacctttgaccttatTTAGGTTAAAGTGATCAGAACATGCTGTTTACTTgtcagtgtcttattcagactaatGTCTTCATCTGGTTAATATCAGACTATTGGTTCCATGTGAACGTGTCGAGTGCCTTGCCCAaggagccggagttgaaccaccaacctccaGGTTAATAGATGACAGGCCTCAGTCTCTTGGGAGGGAGTTTTCAATTGTTGTCTTGAAACTACTGGAAGTGTGTGTAGTTTGATACAGACAGTATTTCATACTGAGAGCAGGCAACAAGGAAATATCATAAGACCTTAAAAAGGTGGAACCTATAaaccctgtggggggggggggggacacagctgTGAAAGATTTCACTCTTTTAATGTCGTCTGTGCTTTATTACAATGATTCACcagaagatataaaaagtaaagttactagaaaatatacaaaaacataACAGGTGTTCAAATATAAAGGAGAATACATTTATGGTcgtatttgttttattcaacattgCAAGAGTTAGAAAATCGACTGTTGtcatatgaattaattattaatgaattAACACGAACGCTTCCCAATAACTGACTGATTTCAGTTCATTATTCCACAAACATGTGGAGACTGTTGTTGGATGAAATGTAGAAAGTGCAGAGTGAAGAAAAGAATGATTTTACGTAAGAAAGGTCGTTTATTCAGAGTAAAATactgattataataatatgaaCACCTCAATCAACACCAGACCACAGCTCCAGTGAAACTTTACACTTCCCTTTGTTTCAACACTTCTCACTACGAAGCCCGACAGGAGTTAAAAATGACTTTTCTACCTGGAAAACAAGAAACCATGACGTGTGACAAATGGGAGTggtaacaacccccccccccccccccccccgacttctTTAATCTCTAGTCTACTGTTGGTAAAAAAAATGCTATAAATACATCATATTTAACAAAGCGTAGAAAACAGATCAAGTATAAATAGGGAACTAACAGAAACAGATGGAGGGTTGGTGACTGTTGAAAACTGCTGCTCATGGTTTTCTCTTTATGTTTATATCTAATATCTACATCGATTACATCCAGTTCACAAAGACACCAACACGTCTATGCTCCTGTTTGTATCTGATGATGTACGAGTAGATGTCTGGAGGATTTCTCTGATTGTTGGATGACACATGGAAACTGTAGGTTGTCACAAATATGCATTTAAATCAACACTGTGCAACTTTTCTAgctgaaagcagcagcttggtgaaagtgagtctgatgtgtgagtgtgaacaagagaaagtttcctccttctctccctgagcgtctgttctctgtgactctgctgagtgggttccatctcctgagagaacaactgactgagagtcacagacacaaccagctgcagctgaagagtggagctgaactgagatcagttacaaacactctgaagttattaacaacgtgagtttatctccaatattcagcaggaaactgtgaaacatgaagatttgttacagctgcagctcttcaggttcaggaagcagaggatcatgggtaatatttcagttcagtgagtgggacacGCGTCATCGCTCGAACACAGAGCCAAACAGAGTCAATCACCACATGTGgccgcagggggcgctgttggtCAATAAAAGTTGCACAGTATTGCTAACATTCATCTATTTTCTACAAACGTTTATTTTGAATCGTAGATTGTTGTCGCTGTTGTCTTTTAAAGGCAATAAGTaaacaaatgatttattttttacatctttacCAGAGAAGTGAATCCTAATCACAAGCTGTCAGATAAATGTGGTCCTCATCAAGGTGAAGATCAGCAGATCTACTGAAGGCCCCCAAGGCTTCGTGGAAACACTGGAGGGTCCATTGATTAGAAGGGATTCCTGATTCCTGCTCTAAAGGATCTCTCCAGGATgtgccctcctcttcctcctcttcctcactccgtccttcttcctctgtggcgTCCTGGTCACTTCCTGGTGAGAAGCtggttctccagctgctccagacGAGCAGTCATCCCAGCCAGTGGGCAGTTGATTAaggaataacaaacacacacatgagtagTTTCTGAACATCTCACAGATATTTGTCTCTTTACAAATTCAGACTTGTTgattttcagcagcagaataattcacactcatctctGACATCGAGTCAAAGAAACATCATCTAACTGGTTTATATGGATCCAGTTCCTGACACATTCGATACCAGTTGGATGAATTTCACTGTTTCCTGATTTGTATTCATCTCCATTGAATCTGTTTTTCAATGGAcagtgtaaaacattaatatctggtgtttctcttcttccttctgaACGAGCACCACTCAGGTGCCTCCATGTCCTGAGCTTCTCCTTCACACATCCTTCActctgatggagcagctgctggggaCAACAGGCAGCGttttgaaaacatcacatgAGAAGATTCTTTTAGTTTCACATGGTCACAAACCTCAGTTCACTCTCTAACatcagagcagctgtttgtttccagatgtgtttgaaaggatatgtttctgtgtgagctGCTCCAGGCTGCTCATGGTGGCCTGCTGGAACTCCACCAGACTCTCACAGGCACACGGGTCCTTCACCTCGATCTCCCCCTGActctcctctgcacacacacgtcagcaCCATCATCCACATGGACGCACATGTCACCGTGTGGTCACCGCTTCTAGTTTCACTTCATGATACCATCGTGAGTCACTTCAACTGTTTGACCTTCACTTCACCACATCTGTCTCCATGCTGCAGTGATTGGTCACTGATCAGGAAacactgctgcagtttaaacTTGTGTTTCAGGAGTAAATCATGATTTA
It encodes:
- the LOC128452788 gene encoding matrilin-4-like; the encoded protein is MYAVGVGKAVEEELREIASEPVEKHFYYTSDFTAISTIAENLKLNVCPEESQGEIEVKDPCACESLVEFQQATMSSLEQLTQKLAGMTARLEQLENQLLTRK